The region CGGGCTGCTGGCCGGCGGCGAGAACGTTATTTTGGGGGCCAGCCCGGTTAGCCCGTTTTGGGCGTCGGTGCTGGTCGGGGCGTCTTTTTTGTGGGGCCTGGGGTCGATTGCGTCGCGCAAGCTGAGTATGCCAAGTTCGGCGGTGATGTCGACGGGGATGCAGATGCTGGGCGGCGGCGCGGTGCTGCTATTGATAGGCGCGGTAACGGGCGAAGTGGGGCAAGCGGCTGTGGCGACGGTGTCGCCGCGGTCTTTGCTGGCGTTTGGTTATCTGGTCGTATTCGGGTCGTTGGTGGGTTTCAGCGCGTATGTATGGCTGCTGCAGAACGCTCCGCCGGTGCTGACTTCGACGTATGCGTATGTGAATCCGGTGGTGGCGATGCTGCTGGGCGTCGTGCTGGGCGGCGAGGCTTTGAACGGGCGGACGGTCTTGTCGGCGGCGGTGATCGTGGTTTCGGTGATTCTTCTTACCGCCAGCCAGGTATGGAGAAAGAGGGCCGGGAAGTCTGGCGCGCAAGGCGGCGGGAAGGTGCTTCCCGGCCGGGCGTAGGAACAATGCGATATGCGCGGGGGCTCCGCATTGCACACGATGGCATATTTTTCCGGCGATGCAGGAATTCGGCCGCCTGATACATAATTAGATCGGAAAATCGGAGAGGAGAGGGATAGATTGAACAGACGGCTTTCATTATCCATTGTATTTCTCCTGGTGCTGGCGTTTGCCTTTACCGGGACGGCCGGGGCGGCGGTCAGCTACCTCGGACCGGCGGGAACTTATACGGAGGAAGCGGCTTTTCTGCATTTCGGGCAGCAGGAGACGCTGGTGCCGGCGGCGACGGTGGCCGAATCGCTGGCGATGTTGGATCGCCGCGAGTGCGATTATGCGGTGGTGCCGGTCGAGAATACGATCGGCGGGCCGGTTTATAGGTATATAGATCTGGTGGTCGCCAACAAGGGATTGCGGGTGGTCGGCGAGCTTAACCTGCCGATCAGACAGACGCTGCTGGCGCTTCCGGGGGCTGCTCTGAGCGGGGTGAAGACGGTCATGTCTCATCCTCAGGGCATCGCCCAGAGCCGTGAGTGGTTGAAGAAGAATTTGCCCGATGCCAAGCTTGTGGAGGTGTCGAGCACGGCCGAGGCCGCGAGGAAGGTGGCCGAGATGGGCGATCCCTCGGTGGCCGCCATCGCCGCGTCGCGTACGGCGGCGGTGTACAACCTGAGCATACTGGCGAACGATCTTCAGTATACGAATACGAATGTGACCCGGTTCTGGGTGGTGACGCTGAAGAAGCAGGCGGCGCCGGCGAAAGCGAAGGCGGCCGTGGTGGTCAGCGGGCCGGCGGATAAGGTGCCGGGGCTGTTGTATGATCTCGGGCGTAAGGGTTTCAAGCTGACGGCTCTGCATGACCGGCCGGCGAAGACGAGGCTGGGAGAGTATGTTTTCGTGGCTGAAGCGGCCGGCGGCAGCGCCGATGCTCTGGAGGAAGTGGTGGCCAAGCACGGGGGCGCACTTGAGATCCGGGTGCTTGGGCTGTACGAGACGAAGTCGTTTTAAAGGAAAAGACCCGCGGGGCAAAAGCCCGCGGGTCTTTGTATGTTTCACGCGCTGTCGCGGTCGGGGAGGAGTTCGCTGGCGAGCGTGCCGGCAAGGATGAGGACGCAGCCGAGGATTTGCTGCCCGGAGAGCGTTTCGCCGAGGAGGACGATGCCGGCGAGGGCGGCGAAGACAGGTTCGAGGGCGAAAATGATGGCGGTGCGGCTGGGGGTGGTGAACTGCTGGGCGGTGGTCTGGACCAGGAAGGCGAGGGCGGTGGCGGGAATGGCGGTGACGGCCAGAGCGATCAGGACGTCGGTCGTAAGCAGGGCGGGCATTGTTTCGGAGCTTGCCGCGACGAGGCCGCTCATGAGGGCGGTGGCGCCGATCTGCAGGGTGGCGAGGATTTTTGCGTCGAAGCGGGGCGCGTAGCGGCCGGTGGCGATGATGTGGAGGGCGAAGGAGATGGCGCAGAAGAAGACGAGGAGGTCGCCGTAGCTGACGGCTAGCCCGTTGTTGAGGGTGAGGAGGGCGAGGCCGGCTACGGAGAGACCGGCGCCGACGACGACCGGACGGCCGGGCAGCCGGCGGCTTGCGGCGGCGAGGCAGGGGACGAGCACTACCGCGAGGCCGGTGATGAAGCCGGCGCTGGAAGCGGTGGTGTATTGGAGGCCGGCTGTCTGAAAGGCGTAGCCGGCGAAGAGAAAGGCGCCGATGACGAGCGAGGCCCTGACGGCCGGCCAGCCGGCGGCGGCTAAGCGGCGGCGGAAGAGGAGGGCAAGGAAGAGGAAGGCGATGGCGAAGCGGATGGCGAGAAAGGTAAAGACGCCGATCGCGGCAAGGGCGCTTTTTACGGCGACGAAGGTTACACCCCAGACGAAGGCAACGGCTATCAGGGAGAGGTCGGCGGAAAGGCGCCGCCAGGCTGTGCGGGTTGAGGTAAGGGTGGTGGGCATGGCGATTCCTCCCGGATTATTTATCAAACGCATTCATTATACCTTATTTTTTGCGGGACCGGGAATGTTTGCCGAAAATAGCCGGCGGGCCTTGCCTATTTATGACAGGGGAGTTATAATAAATTGAGCATATGCCCAATTAAGGAGGTGCCTTTGGTGGCAAGGCGAAAATGCTGCGGGTTCGTTGACGAGGAGCCTGCCTGCCGACGCTTTTTGCCTGAGGGCACGGCAACGGCGGAGGTTGCAAGGGTATCCATGGAGGAGTTCGAGGCTATCCGCCTGAAGGATATGGCGGGCCTCGACCAGAACGGCTGCGCCGCCGCGATGGGGCTTTCGCGGCCGACCTTCCAGCGGATATTGCGTTCCGCCAGGCTCAAGGTGGCGACCGCGCTGGTCGCCGGACAACAGATACTATTTGAAGGGGGAAGTTATACAATGAAGAACAGGGTTTTCGAGTGCGTCGACTGCAAGCATCGCTGGGAGGAGGCGCCGTGCACGGCCGGCGGCCGCCACGGGTACGAAATCGCCTGCCCGAAATGCGGCGGAATGAAGAAGATGAAGGTGGCTGAGGACGGTACCGGCACGATGTGCGGCGGTGGTCATCACGGCCACGGTCACGGCCACGGTCACGGCTGCTGCGGAGGCCACTAGGATGCTGGAGTTCGAGCGCACGGTTACCGTACCGGGCGGCGACGCGGCGGTTAATGTTTTTGCCGATAAGGAAAAGGGTCATGTTGTTTACTTGTCGCACGCCGGCACGATGGTGGTGGTGGACGACGTCAAGGTCAGGGACGGCAGGACGAGGGCGGCCGGGTTCACTATCGCCGCCAGCAGCGGTTGCGGCGGCTGCGACGGTTGTTAGGAGGATTAGGGATGAAGGTAACGGTTGTCGTCGACAACTGTATCATGCCGAAGTCGAAGAAGCCATTCCGGGCCGAGCACGGGCTGTCGCTGCTTATCGAGACGGAGAGCGGCCGATTTCTTTTCGACACCGGGCAGAGCGAGGTGGCTGTTTATAATCTCGCTTTGCTGGGGGTCCGTCCGGCGGATTTGGATGCGATAATTCTCAGCCACGGGCATTTCGATCACACGGGCGGTTTGGCCGCCGTGCTGGTTCAGGCCGGGAAAAAACTGCCGGTGTATTGCCATCCGGGAGCTTTTGCCGATCGCTATTCGTCGTCCGGCGGGGCTGCCCGCTACGCCGGAATACCGTTCGCCCAAAAGCACCTGGTTTCGCTGGGAGCGGATTTCCGCCCGGTGGAAAAACCGACCGAGCTGGCGCCTGGATTGACGATCAGCGGCTCCATTCCTCGGGTTACGGGTTATGAGCCGGGCGACGCTTTTCTGCTGGCCGCCGGTCCCGACGGCTGTTGCAGCGGGGACCGCGATACTGTACCGGACGATATGGCGATTTTCCACGCCGGCGAGAAGGGGCTTACGGTGATAAGCGGCTGCGCCCACTCGGGGATAGTGAACGTCATCAGGCACGGTCTGGCGGTGACGGGCTGCAGCCGGTTGCACGCCATTGTCGGCGGCACTCACCTCGGCCCGGTGGAGAAAGAGCAGCAGGAAGCGACGCTGGCGGAGTTGGAAGGACTTCAGCCCGCTATCGTGGCCGCCAATCATTGTACCGGTTTTTACATGCTGGCCAGGCTGCACGGTATTTTCGGCGCGAGGTTCGTGCCGGCGTTCGTGGGCACGGTGCTCGAGGTCTAAAAGGATAACTTAGACGAACAAGGCACGCATTGTACAATGCGTGTCTTGTAATTATTTACATTTAAGATAATAACTTGTAAATATGGAAAAATAAAGGACGATAGTCCCGGATAAATAGGACTTGAGCTGGTAACCAAATTTTAGGAAAAATGTTATTATTATAACCGGAAGGAATTTTGCCTGAGTACGCAGAAGTAGAACGCATGTTCGATTTGTGCGGAGGTAGGGGGATGGAATACCGATTATGCGCATTTTCTGCAGGGGTGAAGTGGATCCGAGATCGCGAGGGGGTTTATTGGGTTAATCGCGATTACCTCGAGGAATTTCTGCTTTTATATTTCCAGGGCGAAAAGTAGTCGTAACGGCTACTTTTTGTTTCTGGCGAGGATGGCGATTATTTGCTCGAGGTCTTCGGGCGGCAGACCGCTGTCTTTGATTTTTTTGCTGAGGACGATCCAGGGGAGGTTTTCTCCGGACATGATGAATTTGAGGATGT is a window of Selenomonadales bacterium 4137-cl DNA encoding:
- a CDS encoding EamA family transporter — protein: MAALLAVYFCWGGTYLAIRFAVETLPPFLMAGMRFVLAGGFMYALSRWRGTPAPTGGDWLRAAGVGILLLAGGNGGVVWASRMVPSSLTALLVATAPLWMVTLNWLWLKDVRPSPTIWAGVALGLVGIGLLAGGENVILGASPVSPFWASVLVGASFLWGLGSIASRKLSMPSSAVMSTGMQMLGGGAVLLLIGAVTGEVGQAAVATVSPRSLLAFGYLVVFGSLVGFSAYVWLLQNAPPVLTSTYAYVNPVVAMLLGVVLGGEALNGRTVLSAAVIVVSVILLTASQVWRKRAGKSGAQGGGKVLPGRA
- the pheA gene encoding prephenate dehydratase, with protein sequence MNRRLSLSIVFLLVLAFAFTGTAGAAVSYLGPAGTYTEEAAFLHFGQQETLVPAATVAESLAMLDRRECDYAVVPVENTIGGPVYRYIDLVVANKGLRVVGELNLPIRQTLLALPGAALSGVKTVMSHPQGIAQSREWLKKNLPDAKLVEVSSTAEAARKVAEMGDPSVAAIAASRTAAVYNLSILANDLQYTNTNVTRFWVVTLKKQAAPAKAKAAVVVSGPADKVPGLLYDLGRKGFKLTALHDRPAKTRLGEYVFVAEAAGGSADALEEVVAKHGGALEIRVLGLYETKSF
- a CDS encoding DMT family transporter; translated protein: MPTTLTSTRTAWRRLSADLSLIAVAFVWGVTFVAVKSALAAIGVFTFLAIRFAIAFLFLALLFRRRLAAAGWPAVRASLVIGAFLFAGYAFQTAGLQYTTASSAGFITGLAVVLVPCLAAASRRLPGRPVVVGAGLSVAGLALLTLNNGLAVSYGDLLVFFCAISFALHIIATGRYAPRFDAKILATLQIGATALMSGLVAASSETMPALLTTDVLIALAVTAIPATALAFLVQTTAQQFTTPSRTAIIFALEPVFAALAGIVLLGETLSGQQILGCVLILAGTLASELLPDRDSA
- a CDS encoding DUF134 domain-containing protein — translated: MARRKCCGFVDEEPACRRFLPEGTATAEVARVSMEEFEAIRLKDMAGLDQNGCAAAMGLSRPTFQRILRSARLKVATALVAGQQILFEGGSYTMKNRVFECVDCKHRWEEAPCTAGGRHGYEIACPKCGGMKKMKVAEDGTGTMCGGGHHGHGHGHGHGCCGGH
- a CDS encoding MBL fold metallo-hydrolase, with protein sequence MKVTVVVDNCIMPKSKKPFRAEHGLSLLIETESGRFLFDTGQSEVAVYNLALLGVRPADLDAIILSHGHFDHTGGLAAVLVQAGKKLPVYCHPGAFADRYSSSGGAARYAGIPFAQKHLVSLGADFRPVEKPTELAPGLTISGSIPRVTGYEPGDAFLLAAGPDGCCSGDRDTVPDDMAIFHAGEKGLTVISGCAHSGIVNVIRHGLAVTGCSRLHAIVGGTHLGPVEKEQQEATLAELEGLQPAIVAANHCTGFYMLARLHGIFGARFVPAFVGTVLEV